The Peribacillus simplex genome contains a region encoding:
- a CDS encoding branched-chain amino acid ABC transporter permease encodes MTTLKNSKGFWLSIVLALIFFGIMQYTISNGILNPFYINTLMFIGINIMLATSLHLIIGITGQFSIGHAGFLAVGAYASAVMTMKLELPFIIAVLAGGVIAAVAGMVIGIPSLRLKGDYLAIATLGFGEIVRIVLLNIDYVGGASGMQVSHLTTWPWVFACVMITVLVIRNFTNSTHGRACISVREDETAADAMGINTTYYKVAAFVIGAFFAGIAGSLYAHNFYIIQPSNFGFLKSFDILIFVVLGGLGSLSGSVLAAILLTIVTTFLQDYPETRMIIYSLVLILMMIFRPQGLMGTREITSLFQHKKTKGGPKDGSHNTVA; translated from the coding sequence ATGACTACTTTAAAGAATTCAAAGGGTTTTTGGCTCTCGATCGTGCTCGCACTTATTTTTTTCGGAATCATGCAGTACACCATTTCAAACGGTATCCTTAATCCATTTTATATCAACACGCTCATGTTCATCGGCATCAATATCATGCTGGCGACGAGCCTTCATTTAATCATTGGAATAACCGGGCAGTTCTCGATCGGACATGCAGGTTTTTTAGCGGTTGGGGCCTATGCTTCCGCAGTCATGACAATGAAGCTGGAACTTCCTTTCATCATAGCTGTATTGGCTGGGGGCGTCATCGCCGCCGTTGCGGGTATGGTGATCGGGATACCCAGCTTGCGTCTGAAGGGGGATTACCTGGCGATAGCTACCCTTGGATTTGGGGAAATTGTCCGGATCGTCCTTTTGAATATTGACTATGTAGGCGGGGCAAGCGGGATGCAGGTATCCCACCTGACCACTTGGCCATGGGTCTTCGCCTGTGTCATGATCACCGTCTTGGTCATCAGGAATTTCACGAATTCGACTCACGGGCGTGCATGCATATCCGTAAGGGAAGATGAAACGGCGGCTGATGCGATGGGAATCAATACGACCTATTATAAAGTGGCGGCTTTCGTCATTGGAGCTTTTTTTGCCGGAATTGCTGGATCGCTTTATGCCCATAATTTTTATATTATCCAGCCATCGAATTTCGGTTTCCTGAAATCCTTCGATATACTGATTTTCGTCGTACTTGGCGGTCTTGGAAGTCTTTCAGGCTCGGTTTTAGCGGCAATTCTACTGACGATCGTGACGACATTCCTTCAGGATTATCCGGAAACGAGGATGATCATCTACAGTCTTGTCCTGATCCTGATGATGATTTTCCGCCCGCAGGGTTTAATGGGAACAAGAGAAATCACATCATTGTTCCAACATAAGAAAACGAAAGGGGGCCCAAAGGATGGAAGCCACAATACCGTTGCTTAA
- a CDS encoding branched-chain amino acid ABC transporter permease encodes MELIQQLVNGISLGSIYALIALGYTMVYGIVKLINFAHGDVFMVGSFVGFYAITVMDLSFIPALLLSMVTCAIFGVLIERIAYKPLRNATRIAALITAIGVSLLIENGLIYIRGAQPEAYPNNVLPMDKLDIFGVSISSQSILILSVSIILMIILQFVVHKTKIGKAMRAVSFDSEAAKLMGINVNNTISATFAIGSALAGAAGVIFGIYYIKIEPLMGVLPGLKAFVAAVLGGIGIIPGAMVGGLLLGVIEALVSAAGYSLWRDGVAFVVLILILIFLPQGLFGKNKREKV; translated from the coding sequence ATGGAACTGATTCAGCAATTGGTAAATGGCATTTCACTCGGAAGCATTTATGCTTTGATCGCTCTTGGTTATACGATGGTATATGGAATCGTCAAGCTCATAAACTTCGCCCATGGCGACGTATTCATGGTCGGTTCATTTGTAGGGTTTTACGCCATTACCGTAATGGACTTATCCTTCATCCCGGCTTTATTGCTTTCGATGGTCACATGTGCCATCTTTGGCGTTTTAATCGAACGCATTGCTTATAAACCCCTTCGTAATGCAACACGGATTGCGGCCTTGATAACGGCCATCGGTGTTTCCCTTCTGATAGAAAATGGGCTGATTTACATCCGGGGCGCCCAGCCGGAAGCCTATCCAAATAATGTCCTTCCGATGGATAAACTCGATATATTTGGAGTTTCCATCAGCAGTCAATCGATATTGATCTTATCTGTTTCCATCATATTAATGATCATCCTACAATTCGTTGTCCATAAAACCAAAATCGGCAAAGCGATGCGCGCCGTTTCATTCGATTCCGAAGCGGCAAAGCTGATGGGAATCAATGTGAATAATACGATTTCAGCTACGTTCGCCATAGGTTCGGCCCTGGCAGGGGCGGCTGGTGTCATTTTTGGAATCTACTATATTAAAATCGAACCGTTGATGGGTGTCCTTCCTGGACTTAAAGCATTTGTTGCAGCCGTCTTGGGCGGCATCGGCATCATTCCGGGAGCGATGGTCGGCGGTCTGCTGCTTGGAGTGATCGAAGCTTTGGTCAGTGCAGCCGGTTACTCATTATGGCGCGATGGCGTGGCTTTCGTCGTACTTATCTTGATTTTGATTTTCTTGCCGCAGGGACTGTTCGGTAAAAATAAAAGAGAAAAAGTATAG
- a CDS encoding ABC transporter ATP-binding protein: MEATIPLLKVDSVGIRFGGLKAVSDVNVELFPGELVGLIGPNGAGKTTFFNLLTGVYVPTEGTIALNGENLNKQPPYKITRKGISRTFQNIRLFSELSVIDNVKVAYHSLAKHGIASSIFRVPGHFSGEKEMNEKALEFLRIFNLDHFKDEKAKNLPYGQQRRLEIARALAANPKLLLLDEPAAGMNPHETKELMNLIAFIRREFNLTVLLIEHDMSLVMGVCERIYVLDHGQLIAHGKPEEIRNDPKVIEAYLGEEVS; this comes from the coding sequence ATGGAAGCCACAATACCGTTGCTTAAAGTAGATTCGGTGGGTATCCGTTTTGGCGGATTGAAAGCGGTGTCCGATGTGAACGTCGAATTATTTCCAGGGGAACTAGTAGGCTTGATCGGACCGAATGGAGCTGGGAAAACGACCTTCTTCAATTTATTGACGGGTGTGTATGTCCCTACAGAAGGAACGATTGCCTTGAACGGGGAAAACCTGAATAAGCAGCCGCCATATAAAATTACCCGAAAAGGGATTTCGAGGACCTTTCAAAATATTCGCCTCTTCAGTGAGTTATCCGTGATCGATAACGTGAAGGTTGCTTACCACTCGCTTGCCAAGCATGGAATTGCAAGCTCCATATTCCGGGTGCCTGGACATTTTTCCGGGGAAAAGGAAATGAATGAAAAGGCGCTGGAATTCTTAAGGATATTCAACCTTGACCACTTTAAGGATGAAAAAGCGAAGAATCTTCCATACGGACAGCAAAGGCGGCTGGAAATTGCCCGTGCTCTTGCCGCCAATCCGAAACTTCTTTTACTGGATGAACCCGCAGCCGGGATGAACCCGCATGAAACGAAAGAATTGATGAACCTCATTGCTTTTATCCGGAGGGAATTCAACCTTACCGTTTTGCTCATCGAACATGATATGTCACTGGTCATGGGGGTTTGCGAACGGATATATGTCCTTGATCATGGACAGCTTATCGCCCACGGAAAGCCGGAAGAAATCCGCAACGATCCAAAGGTTATCGAGGCATATTTAGGGGAGGAGGTTTCCTGA